Proteins encoded together in one Hevea brasiliensis isolate MT/VB/25A 57/8 chromosome 16, ASM3005281v1, whole genome shotgun sequence window:
- the LOC131174443 gene encoding L10-interacting MYB domain-containing protein-like, producing MATKNKGAGRVAWSSEQFNLFVKICVRGTNLGKRNVGGWGDKGYTWLQNELRQVGVEYTKEQLRHKWDWMKDQWKMWKALKGNETGLGWDPIKGTVVAPDEWWNEKIKKGIGQELYENYQELFLGTVATGEFAYAPSSGVLSNETQETQQFNTADHVEENINAESNFDDDLNEMMNAGFGSGGSFSQAVGENVGLENTKNDNSQHNVQKQKRKELSNDLVTKKKKG from the exons ATGGCTACAAAAAATAAGGGTGCTGGAAGGGTTGCATGGAGTAGTGAACAATTTAACTTGTTTGTTAAAATTTGTGTTCGAGGCACTAATTTGGGCAAGAGAAATGTCGGTGGATGGGGTGACAAAGGATATACATGGTTACAGAATGAATTGAGGCAAGTTGGTGTAGAGTATACTAAAGAGCAATTAAGGCACAAGTGGGATTGGATGAAAGATCAATGGAAGATGTGGAAAGCATTAAAAGGGAATGAAACAGGATTAGGATGGGATCCCATAAAAGGCACAGTTGTTGCTCCTGATGAGTGGTGGAACGAAAAAATTAAG AAAGGAATTGGACAAGAGCTTTATGAAAACTATCAAGAATTATTTCTAGGAACTGTGGCTACTGGAGAATTTGCATATGCACCATCATCTGGAGTTTTATCAAATGAAACTCAGGAGACGCAACAATTTAATACTGCAGATCATGTTGAGGAGAATATTAATGCAGAATCTAATTTTGATGATGATTTAAATGAAATGATGAATGCTGGTTTTGGATCTGGAGGTTCATTCAGTCAAGCAGTAGGTGAAAATGTGGGTTTAGAGAATACAAAAAATGATAATAGTCAACATAACGTGCAAAAACAAAAGAGGAAAGAGTTGTCTAATGACCTtgtaacaaagaaaaaaaaaggataa